GGTAATCTCGTGGCGTTCCTCGTCGTTTTCGGCCGCCTGGTAGCGCTCGTACAGTTGGCTGACTTCGTCGTCGACTGCCTCCGAATGAGTACTGTTGGCCATCACCGGTCACGCAGCCGATCTCGAGCGGCCGCAAATCGAACGGGATCTGTATCCCCAGCAGCAGCCATCTCGTTTGCTGACTGGAGTTGGGAGTCGATGAGGCGATTCTGCTGGCGTGACCACTCACGATCGTCGTGCGTCTGAACGTACTCGGCCCAGCGCCTGATCATCGCACGCCGTTGCTCCGTGTTCCGGCGTTGGTCGTCCTCAAACTCTTGTGAGTTCAGCATAGTAGTCCTCAACTCCAAGCTCTTTAACGTACGTTTCGAGCTGCTCCGTGTTAAATCGTTCCTCGAAGAGAACGTAATCCCCGAGCGAAGCTGAAGGTTGAGCCGCCCGATTTGACACCAGTGGAACCGCAATCGGTTCTGACTGGCCGTCAGATCGCATGGCATTCTCACGCCATCAACGGGTCCTGCCAGGGATTGTTTCGAGTACGAGATGCGTCGTGATCGAAAGCCTCGTCTCGAAACGCTTCTGAGGGCGACACAGCGGATACCGCGTCAGGACCCGACACTCGGGAGAAAGTGACCGGTCTCTCGTCGGACACCACCTAGGAGGATCACAGCCGCGATGAGTGGCATGGCCGCACAGCAGAAATATACGGGCCAAAAACCAACGGTCTCGACGATCGGAAGTGTGACAACGGGCCCAAACCCACCGCCGATATCCCCGAACACGTTGTTCGTCCCCACGGCACGACCCATCTCGCCGTCGACGACGAGGTCGCCTAATAGCGCCATCAGTGGCCCGCTTGTCCCGCCCTGTCCGAGCCCGATGCATACGCAGGCGATAGCCAGGGTAACCACAGAATCCGCGAGTGCGAGCAACAGGAATCCGATTGACGTGACGCCCAGAAACAGGAGCAAAATGGGGACTCGTGACTGAGTCCGGTCGCTGACGTACCCACCGAGATACATCGACAGGCCCGCAGCGACAACGGTGAGGCCCATAAACAGGCCCGAAGAGCCCTGGGCATCGAATCCAAAGACGCTGAGTTGGTTTCGATCAAGGAACAGGACGAGCGTCGCGAACAGCGCTCCGATGTAGACGAACAGTACGGCGAAGTTCACGAGGCCGACCGTGACCGCGGGGAGACTCGTATTGATGTCCCACGGCTTGACCGACTGATTCACTCCTCCTTCAATGTGTGTTTCGGGCACCGTCTGGTAGGCGATGGCGCTGGCGAGAAACGCGAAGACAGTAGCGACCGCGAACGCGACGACGTTCCCGGCGAGTTCGCTGACGAGGCCGCCGAGTACCACGCCCGTTGGAAATCCGAAAAGCACCCCGCCTCTGATGAGCCCCATATTCGATCCGCGTGAGCTACCGTCGCTGATGTCGTCGGCTATCGTGTACGCGGTCGCGAAGACGAGCGCGCTCCCGACGCCCCACAGGAGGCGGGCAGCCATAAACCACACTTCGGGAAGTGGTGCGAGCATTGCGATAACGTAGCCG
This is a stretch of genomic DNA from Natronosalvus rutilus. It encodes these proteins:
- a CDS encoding MFS transporter — its product is MKNEGRLVLGSVIVSTFFIGFGGGVIFPILPNLGAVLGISPFLVGLILSANRFSRLFANAPAGSLVDRFGTRKPFVIGMFIQGISTFGYVIAMLAPLPEVWFMAARLLWGVGSALVFATAYTIADDISDGSSRGSNMGLIRGGVLFGFPTGVVLGGLVSELAGNVVAFAVATVFAFLASAIAYQTVPETHIEGGVNQSVKPWDINTSLPAVTVGLVNFAVLFVYIGALFATLVLFLDRNQLSVFGFDAQGSSGLFMGLTVVAAGLSMYLGGYVSDRTQSRVPILLLFLGVTSIGFLLLALADSVVTLAIACVCIGLGQGGTSGPLMALLGDLVVDGEMGRAVGTNNVFGDIGGGFGPVVTLPIVETVGFWPVYFCCAAMPLIAAVILLGGVRRETGHFLPSVGS